The following coding sequences lie in one Oceanicola sp. 502str15 genomic window:
- a CDS encoding FAD-dependent oxidoreductase: protein MSFQFTNIPAGQVHAEGSMAVEVDGLRLALFSLDGEIYATGNICTHAFALLTDGHVENGCVECPLHQGLFDIRSGKAQGTPVTKDIATYAVKIDEGIIWVDTEPKEVEGAAGAGAAKGPAKDFRRLVIVGAGQAGAEAARGARAEGFAGAITLLGDEPHPPYERPPLSKDLLLGKSTLAEAHVFEPGEAEALELDMRLDTPVAGIDRAARNVVLESGETLPYDMLVIATGAAAREIALPGAEAVTLHYLRDLAHAEALGRALKTARSVAVIGGGFIGLELASAARALGLKATVIEAQDRLLKRLLPAEAAEFLGWVAEQNEVDLRLGAGVGAVGPEGVTLADGSMVEADCIVVGVGAVPRDALARAAGLAVSDRGGVLVDAQNRTSDAAIYAVGDVAVIRDELSSAESRVESWQHANLSAARTARAIAGTPQARPEMPWFWSDLFGGTLQIYGAIGPELTCIRRDGEAPVFLCLDGESRVVAAIDFGDAETLRAARALIEGGQPVDPDVLADPATNLSELEDDEMKMLPIEKRFAWPAEGLGRVPDWAYTNKEIYDREIERIFHGKTWNYVGLEAEVPNSGDFVRSYVGPTPVVMVRDEEGGINVFENRCSHRAAEFCRELRGNTEEFVCPYHQWSYDLKGNLAGVPFRRGVNGQGGMGPDFRPENHGVKKLYTTQRNGAVFASFSPDVESFEEYLGEEMLTDFDTVFSGRKLKVLGHYRHTLMGNWKLYPENLKDPYHATLLHTFLVTFGLLVAGNKSAMIVDPRGRHSTMASAKSDNAVSEENKAEMRAYRDGLTLEDPRLMDFIPEFDSPWSVTMQVVWPGLIVQREMNTLGVRQIVPNGPNEFTMVWTMFGYEDDDEEMERHRLRQGNLMGPAGFLGLEDNEAIKFVQDGMLNSTGGEHLVVLDPDVPAGTSETLISEAAIRAMYKHWRQEMGL, encoded by the coding sequence ATGAGCTTTCAGTTCACCAATATCCCGGCGGGGCAGGTTCATGCCGAGGGCTCGATGGCGGTGGAGGTCGACGGGCTGCGGCTGGCGCTGTTTTCGCTGGATGGCGAAATTTATGCGACCGGCAACATCTGCACCCATGCCTTTGCCCTGCTGACCGACGGGCATGTGGAGAACGGCTGCGTGGAGTGCCCGCTGCACCAGGGGCTGTTCGACATCCGCTCGGGCAAGGCGCAGGGCACGCCGGTGACCAAGGACATCGCCACCTATGCGGTGAAGATCGACGAGGGGATCATCTGGGTCGATACCGAGCCGAAGGAGGTGGAGGGCGCGGCTGGCGCGGGCGCGGCGAAGGGGCCGGCGAAGGATTTTCGCCGCCTCGTGATCGTGGGCGCCGGGCAGGCCGGGGCCGAGGCGGCGCGCGGGGCGCGGGCCGAGGGGTTTGCCGGGGCGATCACCCTGTTGGGCGACGAGCCGCACCCGCCCTACGAGCGCCCGCCGCTGTCGAAGGATCTGCTGCTGGGCAAGTCGACGCTGGCGGAGGCGCATGTGTTCGAGCCGGGCGAGGCGGAGGCGCTGGAGCTGGACATGCGGCTCGACACGCCGGTGGCCGGGATCGACCGCGCGGCGCGCAACGTGGTGCTGGAGAGCGGCGAGACGCTGCCCTACGACATGCTGGTGATCGCCACCGGCGCGGCGGCCCGCGAGATTGCGCTGCCGGGCGCGGAGGCGGTGACGCTGCACTACCTGCGCGACCTTGCCCATGCCGAGGCACTGGGACGCGCGCTGAAGACCGCCAGATCCGTTGCCGTGATCGGTGGCGGCTTCATCGGGCTGGAACTGGCCTCCGCCGCCCGCGCGCTGGGCCTGAAGGCCACGGTGATCGAGGCGCAGGACAGGCTGCTGAAACGCCTGCTGCCCGCCGAGGCGGCCGAGTTCCTTGGCTGGGTGGCGGAGCAGAACGAAGTGGACCTGCGCCTTGGTGCGGGCGTGGGCGCGGTTGGCCCCGAGGGGGTGACGCTGGCCGATGGCAGCATGGTCGAGGCCGATTGCATCGTGGTCGGCGTCGGGGCGGTGCCACGCGACGCGCTGGCCCGCGCGGCCGGGCTGGCGGTTTCGGACCGCGGCGGCGTGCTGGTGGATGCGCAGAACCGCACCTCCGATGCGGCGATCTACGCGGTCGGCGATGTGGCGGTGATCCGCGACGAGCTGTCGAGCGCCGAGAGCCGGGTGGAAAGCTGGCAGCACGCCAACCTCTCCGCCGCGCGCACCGCCCGCGCCATTGCCGGGACGCCGCAGGCGCGGCCCGAGATGCCGTGGTTCTGGTCGGATCTTTTTGGCGGCACGCTTCAGATCTACGGCGCCATCGGCCCGGAGCTGACCTGCATCCGCCGCGATGGCGAGGCGCCGGTGTTCCTGTGTCTTGACGGCGAGAGCCGCGTGGTGGCGGCCATCGACTTTGGCGACGCCGAAACCCTGCGCGCCGCGCGCGCCCTGATTGAAGGCGGCCAGCCGGTTGATCCCGATGTTCTGGCCGACCCCGCAACCAACCTTTCCGAGCTGGAGGATGACGAGATGAAGATGCTGCCGATCGAGAAGCGGTTTGCCTGGCCTGCCGAGGGCCTCGGCCGGGTGCCCGACTGGGCCTATACCAACAAGGAAATCTACGACCGCGAGATCGAGCGCATTTTCCACGGCAAGACTTGGAATTACGTGGGGCTCGAGGCCGAGGTGCCCAATTCGGGGGACTTCGTACGCTCCTACGTCGGGCCGACGCCGGTGGTGATGGTGCGCGACGAGGAGGGCGGGATCAACGTGTTCGAGAACCGCTGCTCGCACCGGGCGGCGGAGTTCTGCCGCGAGCTGCGGGGCAATACCGAGGAGTTCGTTTGCCCCTATCACCAGTGGAGCTACGACCTGAAGGGCAACCTTGCGGGCGTGCCGTTCCGGCGGGGCGTGAACGGGCAGGGGGGCATGGGCCCCGACTTCCGCCCCGAGAACCACGGGGTGAAGAAGCTCTACACCACCCAGCGCAACGGCGCGGTCTTTGCCTCGTTCAGCCCCGATGTGGAGAGCTTCGAGGAATACCTGGGCGAGGAGATGCTGACCGATTTCGACACCGTCTTTTCGGGCCGCAAGCTGAAGGTGTTGGGCCACTACCGCCACACCCTGATGGGCAACTGGAAGCTCTACCCCGAGAACCTGAAGGACCCTTACCACGCCACCCTGCTGCACACCTTCCTCGTGACCTTCGGGTTGCTGGTGGCCGGCAACAAGTCGGCCATGATCGTCGATCCGCGCGGGCGGCATTCGACCATGGCCTCGGCCAAGAGCGACAATGCGGTGTCGGAGGAGAACAAGGCCGAGATGCGGGCCTATCGTGACGGGCTGACGCTGGAAGACCCGCGGCTGATGGATTTCATCCCCGAGTTCGACAGCCCCTGGTCGGTGACGATGCAGGTGGTCTGGCCGGGGCTGATCGTGCAGCGCGAGATGAACACGCTGGGCGTGCGCCAGATCGTGCCCAACGGCCCCAACGAGTTCACGATGGTCTGGACGATGTTCGGCTACGAGGACGACGACGAGGAAATGGAGCGCCACCGGCTGCGGCAGGGCAACCTGATGGGGCCTGCGGGCTTTCTCGGGCTGGAGGACAACGAGGCGATCAAGTTCGTGCAGGACGGGATGCTGAACTCGACCGGCGGCGAGCACCTCGTGGTGCTCGACCCGGATGTGCCTGCCGGCACCTCGGAAACCCTGATTTCCGAAGCGGCGATCCGGGCGATGTACAAGCACTGGAGACAGGAGATGGGCCTGTGA
- a CDS encoding aromatic-ring-hydroxylating dioxygenase subunit beta codes for MAAKPTPEEADQRRVARLDIEEFNAEYCAVLDDGDLEDWPEFFTEDAFYNITSRENFDHGRPVGLVYCESKAMLKDRALAISKTSMFGPRYLRHYMTNTRVTGIEADGTICAEVNYILIETLAELPEGRLHQAGRMIDRFRRQEDGSLLLSSRIAVYDTLLVPNALVLPV; via the coding sequence ATGGCAGCCAAACCGACCCCCGAGGAGGCCGACCAGCGCCGCGTGGCGCGGCTCGATATCGAGGAGTTCAACGCAGAGTACTGCGCCGTGCTCGACGATGGCGATCTCGAGGACTGGCCCGAGTTCTTTACCGAGGACGCCTTTTACAACATCACCAGCCGCGAGAACTTCGACCATGGCCGCCCGGTGGGGCTTGTCTATTGCGAGAGCAAGGCGATGCTGAAGGACCGGGCGCTGGCGATCTCGAAGACTTCGATGTTCGGGCCGCGCTATCTGCGCCACTACATGACCAACACCCGCGTCACGGGCATCGAGGCGGATGGCACGATCTGCGCCGAGGTGAACTACATCCTGATCGAAACGCTGGCCGAGCTGCCCGAGGGGCGGTTGCACCAGGCCGGGCGGATGATTGACCGGTTCCGGCGGCAGGAGGACGGGAGCCTGCTGCTTTCGTCGCGGATTGCCGTCTACGACACGCTGCTGGTGCCCAATGCGCTGGTGCTGCCGGTGTAG
- a CDS encoding 2Fe-2S iron-sulfur cluster-binding protein, with protein sequence MNKPLSPTDVAAPEAPLALRLTVNGEAADVLATPRTQLAEILRDKLDLTATHLACEQGVCGACTVMVNGRPTRSCITFAADCDGAEVQTLEGWQGDALMDRLRAAFTRNHALQCGFCTPGMLATARDLVERLPAPDETRIRNELSGNLCRCTGYVGIVASIAQVIEERDAAGIPPLPQPPDATPPARGFTPFEPRAEAAAVAEAPTGSATVEDGWTVVRRQVALAHPTADVWALFSDLPAVARCLPGAELAETDGKSFTGHVGVRFGPISARFEGQGDFTADDPAREGRVTGRGKDRGGQSNVEGALSFKVAEAAADTSTVDVAFRFRIEGMLGQFNRPELVNGLVDYILGEFVANCDAVLSGGEARESKGVSAWAVMKAVVKGWFRKR encoded by the coding sequence ATGAACAAGCCGCTTTCCCCCACAGATGTCGCCGCCCCCGAGGCCCCCCTCGCCCTGCGCCTCACCGTCAACGGCGAAGCCGCCGACGTGCTGGCCACGCCCCGCACCCAGCTTGCCGAGATCCTGCGCGACAAGCTCGACCTCACCGCCACCCACCTCGCCTGCGAACAGGGCGTCTGCGGGGCCTGCACCGTCATGGTCAACGGCAGGCCCACCCGCTCCTGCATCACCTTCGCCGCCGATTGCGACGGCGCCGAGGTGCAGACCCTCGAAGGCTGGCAGGGCGATGCGCTGATGGACAGGCTCCGCGCCGCCTTCACCCGCAACCACGCCCTGCAATGCGGCTTCTGCACCCCCGGAATGCTCGCCACCGCCCGCGATCTGGTCGAGCGCCTGCCCGCGCCCGACGAGACCCGCATCCGCAACGAACTCTCCGGCAACCTCTGCCGCTGCACCGGCTACGTCGGCATCGTCGCCTCCATCGCTCAGGTGATCGAAGAGCGCGACGCCGCCGGCATCCCGCCCCTGCCCCAACCGCCCGATGCCACGCCGCCCGCCCGCGGCTTCACCCCCTTCGAGCCGCGCGCCGAGGCCGCTGCCGTGGCCGAGGCCCCCACCGGCTCCGCCACCGTCGAGGACGGCTGGACCGTGGTACGCCGCCAGGTCGCCCTCGCCCACCCCACGGCCGATGTCTGGGCCCTCTTCTCCGACCTCCCCGCCGTCGCCCGCTGCCTTCCCGGCGCCGAGCTGGCCGAAACCGATGGAAAGTCCTTCACCGGCCACGTCGGCGTGCGCTTCGGCCCGATCTCGGCCCGCTTCGAGGGCCAGGGCGATTTCACCGCCGACGACCCGGCCCGCGAAGGCCGCGTCACCGGGCGCGGCAAGGACCGGGGCGGGCAGAGCAACGTCGAAGGCGCGCTGAGCTTCAAGGTGGCCGAAGCCGCCGCCGACACCTCGACAGTCGACGTCGCCTTCCGCTTCCGCATCGAGGGGATGCTCGGCCAGTTCAACCGTCCCGAGCTGGTGAACGGCCTCGTCGATTACATTCTCGGCGAATTCGTCGCCAACTGCGACGCCGTGCTCTCGGGCGGCGAGGCCCGCGAAAGCAAGGGCGTCAGCGCCTGGGCCGTGATGAAGGCCGTGGTGAAGGGCTGGTTCCGCAAGCGCTGA
- a CDS encoding xanthine dehydrogenase family protein subunit M produces MKPAPFSHIRPDTAAAVSAGLSGESAKIIAGGQSLGPMLNLRLARPAKLVGLAALPGQAEISEEGGALVIGAGVIHARIEDGDSPVELPAMMRHVARGIAYRAVRNRGTLGGSLAHADPAADWVTTMTALDATLRLQGASGARATPMRGFMQGAYRTALAPGEFITAVEIAAPLRAPLWGYHKICRKVGEFADAIGAVVIEPASGYARIVAGATGAAPLLLPELAADLARSATAPAPARITEALAAALPGADRVKLHQLTTSLARAIDKVIAQ; encoded by the coding sequence ATGAAACCGGCCCCCTTCTCCCACATCCGCCCCGACACCGCGGCCGCCGTCAGCGCCGGGCTCTCAGGCGAGAGTGCCAAGATCATCGCCGGCGGCCAGTCCCTCGGGCCGATGCTCAACCTGCGCCTCGCCCGCCCGGCCAAGCTCGTCGGCCTGGCGGCCCTTCCCGGGCAAGCGGAGATTTCCGAAGAGGGCGGCGCGCTGGTGATCGGCGCAGGCGTCATCCACGCCCGCATCGAGGATGGCGACAGCCCGGTCGAGCTGCCCGCGATGATGCGCCACGTCGCCCGCGGCATCGCCTATCGCGCCGTGCGCAATCGCGGCACCCTCGGCGGCTCGCTGGCCCATGCCGACCCGGCAGCCGATTGGGTCACCACCATGACCGCACTTGACGCCACCCTGCGCCTGCAAGGCGCGAGCGGCGCGCGCGCAACGCCGATGCGCGGCTTCATGCAGGGCGCCTACCGCACCGCCCTCGCGCCCGGCGAGTTCATCACCGCCGTCGAGATCGCCGCGCCCCTGCGCGCGCCGCTCTGGGGCTACCACAAGATCTGCCGCAAGGTCGGCGAGTTTGCCGACGCCATCGGCGCGGTGGTGATCGAGCCCGCCAGCGGCTACGCCCGCATTGTCGCCGGAGCCACCGGCGCCGCGCCGCTGCTCCTGCCCGAGCTGGCCGCCGATCTGGCCCGCAGCGCCACCGCCCCCGCGCCCGCCCGCATCACCGAGGCGCTCGCCGCCGCGCTGCCCGGCGCCGACCGGGTCAAGCTGCACCAGCTCACCACCTCCCTCGCCCGCGCCATCGACAAGGTCATCGCCCAATGA
- a CDS encoding xanthine dehydrogenase family protein molybdopterin-binding subunit, whose amino-acid sequence MQSGTGAGIGARAPRKEDARHLKGRAQFVGDIKLAGGWEAAFVRSPLAHARITSITKPEGAEGRVFTAADMADLKPIRCESTLPSYKVSDYPALAQGKVRYVGECIAICIAPTRAEAEDLAEAVLVDLDPLPPIPNVQTALAEGAALLHEDWGDNLFLTTRHDGDLAEARAKASVVIEREYETARQAMNPMEGKGVLAHWDHKADQLVVYTSTQVPHLIRTGLSECLALDQSEVRVIAPDVGGGFGYKCVLQPEELSVAWVARKVDRPIRWTEDRREHLTAGANTRQHSYKITAYADDEGRLLGLDADIWVDIGAYSVWPFTACLEAAQAGGNLPGPYDIGAYSCRTYSVATNKPGFTPYRGVARPGVCFAMELTMDAIARAVGRDPLEVRCLNLVQGGAMPYTNITGKYYDSGDYPAAAREAARLIDVPAVRARQKAASAEGRYLGLGFASFTEQSAHGTKVFASWGLPLVPGYEQASVKLTPSGTLEVRSGNHSFGQGLETTIAQVACEWLTTSLDQVKVTMGDTGLTPYSTGAYASRGMVMAGGAVSKAAEELARRVRVHGAHLLQCAPEEVEIREGAVTNGLASASFAEIASAWYLHPDRLPDDVNTAGLEVTEGYKPDIDTGVFTYATHAALVEVDPATGRTEILDYVIFEDCGRRVNPLILDGQSYGGAAQGIGTALFEEALYDASAQPLTSTLADYILPGPAELPHFRLGHAETLSPHTRHGIKGVGEGAAIAPAGAIVNAINDALSPLGVELTQIPATPHRVLSAILDARTAKEASA is encoded by the coding sequence ATGCAATCAGGGACCGGAGCGGGAATCGGGGCGCGGGCACCGCGCAAGGAAGACGCAAGGCACCTCAAGGGGCGGGCGCAATTCGTGGGCGATATCAAGCTCGCAGGGGGCTGGGAGGCCGCCTTCGTGCGCAGCCCGCTGGCCCATGCGCGGATCACCTCCATCACCAAGCCCGAAGGCGCCGAGGGGCGGGTCTTCACCGCCGCCGACATGGCTGACCTCAAGCCCATCCGCTGCGAATCCACCCTGCCCAGCTACAAGGTCTCCGACTACCCGGCGCTGGCGCAGGGCAAGGTGCGCTACGTGGGCGAATGCATCGCCATCTGCATCGCCCCCACCCGCGCCGAGGCCGAGGATCTGGCCGAGGCGGTGCTGGTCGATCTCGATCCCCTGCCCCCCATCCCCAACGTGCAGACCGCCCTGGCCGAAGGCGCCGCCCTGCTGCACGAGGACTGGGGCGACAATCTCTTTCTCACCACCCGCCACGACGGCGACCTTGCCGAGGCCCGGGCCAAGGCCAGCGTGGTGATCGAACGCGAGTATGAAACCGCGCGCCAGGCGATGAACCCAATGGAGGGCAAGGGCGTGCTGGCCCATTGGGACCACAAGGCCGACCAGCTCGTGGTCTACACCTCCACCCAGGTCCCCCACCTGATCCGCACCGGCCTGTCCGAATGCCTCGCCCTCGACCAATCCGAGGTGCGGGTGATCGCCCCCGATGTCGGCGGCGGATTCGGCTACAAATGCGTCCTCCAGCCCGAGGAGCTTTCGGTCGCATGGGTCGCCCGAAAGGTCGACCGCCCGATCCGCTGGACGGAGGATCGCCGCGAGCATCTCACCGCCGGGGCCAACACCCGCCAGCACAGCTACAAGATCACCGCCTACGCCGATGACGAGGGCCGTCTTCTGGGCCTCGATGCCGATATCTGGGTCGATATCGGCGCCTACTCAGTCTGGCCCTTCACCGCATGCCTCGAAGCGGCGCAGGCGGGCGGCAACCTGCCGGGGCCCTATGACATTGGTGCCTACTCCTGCCGCACCTATTCGGTCGCCACCAACAAACCCGGCTTCACCCCCTATCGCGGTGTCGCCCGGCCCGGCGTCTGCTTCGCCATGGAGCTGACGATGGATGCCATCGCCCGCGCCGTGGGCCGTGACCCGCTCGAGGTGCGCTGCCTCAATCTCGTGCAGGGCGGCGCGATGCCCTACACCAACATCACCGGCAAGTATTACGACAGCGGCGACTACCCCGCCGCCGCCCGCGAGGCCGCCCGGCTGATCGACGTGCCCGCCGTGCGCGCCCGCCAGAAGGCCGCCAGCGCCGAAGGCCGCTATCTCGGCCTCGGCTTTGCCAGCTTCACCGAGCAATCGGCCCATGGCACCAAGGTCTTCGCCTCATGGGGCCTGCCGCTGGTGCCGGGCTACGAGCAGGCCAGCGTCAAGCTCACCCCCTCGGGCACGCTCGAGGTGCGCTCGGGCAACCACTCTTTCGGGCAGGGGCTTGAAACCACGATCGCGCAGGTTGCCTGCGAGTGGCTCACCACCTCGCTCGATCAGGTCAAGGTCACCATGGGCGACACCGGCCTCACCCCCTATTCCACCGGCGCCTATGCCTCACGCGGCATGGTCATGGCCGGCGGGGCGGTCTCCAAGGCCGCCGAGGAACTGGCCCGCCGGGTCAGGGTCCACGGCGCCCACCTGCTGCAATGCGCCCCCGAAGAGGTCGAGATCCGCGAAGGCGCCGTCACCAACGGCCTCGCCTCCGCCTCCTTCGCCGAGATCGCCTCGGCCTGGTATCTCCATCCCGACCGCCTGCCCGATGACGTGAACACCGCCGGGCTGGAGGTGACAGAAGGCTACAAGCCCGACATCGACACCGGCGTCTTCACCTATGCCACCCATGCCGCACTGGTCGAGGTCGACCCGGCCACCGGGCGCACCGAGATCCTCGATTACGTGATCTTCGAGGACTGCGGCCGCCGGGTGAACCCGCTCATCCTCGACGGCCAGAGCTACGGCGGCGCGGCGCAGGGCATCGGCACCGCGCTCTTCGAGGAGGCGCTCTACGATGCCTCCGCCCAGCCCCTCACCTCCACCCTCGCCGACTACATCCTGCCCGGCCCGGCGGAGCTGCCGCACTTCCGCCTCGGCCATGCCGAAACCCTCTCGCCCCACACCCGCCACGGGATCAAGGGCGTGGGCGAAGGCGCGGCCATCGCGCCCGCCGGGGCCATCGTGAACGCCATCAACGATGCGCTCTCCCCGCTCGGCGTGGAACTCACGCAAATTCCGGCCACCCCGCACCGGGTGCTCTCGGCCATCCTCGACGCCCGCACCGCCAAGGAGGCAAGCGCATGA
- a CDS encoding MarR family winged helix-turn-helix transcriptional regulator has translation MTVNSAETGEPGGEQDSPFGQKRYDDLWGRPGYLVRRLHQIHIGLFAEACAGLDLTAVQYAMLSVLYGGDEFDQLSLSKAVGIDRTSGADVIKRLVRRGLATRTPSEADRRARVVKITEEGREFVRRVRPMMEEAQDKFIAPISTEECEVFMGILRKLIEANNSASRAPMK, from the coding sequence ATGACAGTTAATTCGGCAGAGACAGGCGAGCCCGGTGGTGAGCAGGATAGCCCGTTCGGGCAGAAGAGGTATGACGATCTCTGGGGGCGCCCGGGATACCTGGTGCGGCGTCTGCACCAGATTCACATTGGTTTGTTTGCCGAGGCCTGCGCCGGACTGGATCTGACGGCGGTGCAATATGCCATGCTTTCCGTGCTGTACGGGGGCGACGAGTTTGACCAGCTGTCGCTGTCGAAGGCGGTGGGAATCGACCGGACCAGCGGGGCGGACGTGATCAAGCGGCTGGTGCGCCGGGGTCTTGCCACGCGCACCCCCTCCGAAGCGGACCGCCGGGCGCGGGTGGTGAAGATCACCGAGGAGGGCCGCGAATTCGTGCGCCGGGTGCGCCCGATGATGGAGGAGGCGCAGGACAAGTTCATTGCCCCGATCTCGACCGAGGAGTGCGAGGTCTTCATGGGGATTCTGCGCAAGCTGATCGAGGCCAACAATAGTGCGTCGCGGGCGCCGATGAAGTGA
- a CDS encoding branched-chain amino acid ABC transporter permease, which translates to MTLFAQFFLTGIVTGCFLILATIGFSFTRRVEGFLNIAHAELLGVSAFTTWALNKPLGVNIFVAAIVAIVFTACVGLVIGRVVYDPIRRFGPSVMLITSVGVAYAIGGTVDALIGTGIRTLDIPLASSYRFWGLRITDYQILVVVLAILASASLAIFLNKTSTGLAIRAMSANPDLAASRGIDVRKTSRATWLISSGMAGIAGVMLGVIATLSTDIAFHQILQILAVAILAGLGSLYAVILSGLIVGVAMDVSVFWIPAGYRPLIAFAVVILVLLVRPQGLAGSASAK; encoded by the coding sequence ATGACGCTCTTTGCCCAATTCTTTCTGACCGGCATCGTGACCGGCTGCTTCCTGATCCTCGCCACCATCGGCTTTTCCTTCACCCGCCGGGTCGAGGGCTTTTTGAACATTGCCCACGCGGAGCTGCTCGGCGTGTCGGCCTTCACCACATGGGCGCTGAACAAGCCGCTGGGGGTGAACATCTTCGTTGCCGCGATCGTGGCCATCGTCTTTACCGCCTGCGTGGGGCTGGTGATCGGGCGGGTGGTTTATGATCCGATCCGGCGGTTCGGCCCCTCGGTCATGCTCATCACCTCCGTCGGCGTGGCCTATGCGATCGGCGGGACGGTGGATGCGCTGATCGGCACGGGGATCCGGACGCTCGATATTCCGCTGGCCTCGAGCTACCGCTTCTGGGGGCTGCGGATCACCGACTACCAGATCCTCGTGGTGGTGCTCGCCATTCTGGCCAGCGCCTCGCTGGCGATTTTCCTCAACAAGACGAGCACCGGCCTTGCGATCCGGGCGATGTCGGCCAATCCCGACCTTGCAGCCTCGCGCGGCATCGACGTGCGCAAGACCAGCCGGGCGACATGGCTCATCTCCTCGGGGATGGCGGGGATCGCGGGGGTGATGCTTGGCGTCATCGCCACGCTCTCCACCGACATCGCCTTTCACCAGATCCTCCAGATCCTCGCCGTGGCGATCCTTGCCGGGCTGGGCTCGCTCTATGCGGTCATCCTCTCGGGGCTGATCGTGGGCGTGGCGATGGATGTCTCGGTGTTCTGGATCCCGGCGGGCTACCGCCCGCTGATCGCCTTTGCGGTGGTGATCCTTGTTCTTCTGGTCCGGCCGCAGGGCCTTGCAGGGAGCGCGTCTGCCAAATGA
- a CDS encoding branched-chain amino acid ABC transporter permease — translation MIYSLVLSTLMFGAMFSVLTVSLNLQYARGGMINFGTVAYFAAGAYAYAIVTQEPPSGLDQYAVGLNAPWWVGFLVAGLAAMLFALITGWPTLRLRGEYLALTTFAFAEVLHSVLLNERRIGNGSVGMANVERPDPSVIGLDDTLAYAIAACLLLLLTAWIFHRLLSSPYGRLVDATRDDEVAAESVGKQTARVRLQIFVISAIPIGFAGALYAMITTLVAPALFTAEITFFVWIALALGGERTILGAILGTLALVFFQEAVRMIPFETVRSAQIAASVEEVITGILFIIVLRWQPWEKLSRRAEA, via the coding sequence ATGATCTACTCGCTTGTCCTCTCGACCCTGATGTTCGGCGCCATGTTCTCGGTGCTGACCGTCTCGCTGAACCTTCAGTATGCCCGCGGCGGCATGATCAACTTCGGCACGGTGGCCTACTTTGCGGCCGGCGCCTATGCCTATGCCATCGTCACCCAGGAGCCGCCTTCGGGGCTCGACCAGTATGCGGTGGGGCTGAACGCGCCATGGTGGGTCGGCTTTCTCGTGGCCGGGCTGGCGGCGATGCTCTTTGCGCTCATCACCGGCTGGCCGACGCTGCGGCTGCGCGGGGAATACCTTGCGCTCACCACCTTCGCCTTTGCCGAGGTGCTGCATTCGGTGCTGCTGAACGAGCGCCGCATCGGCAACGGCAGCGTCGGCATGGCCAATGTCGAGCGGCCCGACCCCTCGGTGATCGGGCTCGACGACACGCTGGCCTATGCGATTGCCGCCTGCCTGCTGCTGCTGCTGACGGCATGGATCTTTCATCGCCTGCTCTCCTCGCCCTATGGCCGCCTTGTCGACGCCACCCGCGACGACGAAGTGGCCGCCGAGAGCGTGGGCAAGCAGACGGCGCGGGTGCGGTTGCAGATCTTCGTGATCTCGGCGATCCCGATCGGCTTTGCCGGGGCGCTCTACGCGATGATCACCACGCTGGTTGCGCCGGCGCTGTTCACCGCGGAGATCACCTTTTTCGTCTGGATCGCCCTCGCGCTGGGAGGGGAGCGCACCATCCTTGGCGCGATCCTCGGCACGCTGGCGCTGGTGTTCTTTCAGGAGGCGGTGCGGATGATCCCCTTCGAGACAGTGCGCTCGGCGCAGATTGCCGCCTCGGTGGAGGAGGTCATCACCGGCATTCTCTTCATCATCGTGTTGCGCTGGCAGCCCTGGGAAAAACTTTCGCGGAGGGCCGAGGCATGA